Proteins from a genomic interval of Equus quagga isolate Etosha38 chromosome 11, UCLA_HA_Equagga_1.0, whole genome shotgun sequence:
- the CENPX gene encoding centromere protein X: MEGTGAGFRKELVSKLLHLHFKDDKTKVSGDALQLMAELLKIFVVEAAIRSIRQAQAEDLARVDVDQLEKVLPQLLLDF; this comes from the exons ATGGAGGGCACCGGCGCCGGCTTCCGGAAA GAACTGGTGAGCAAGCTGCTGCACCTGCACTTTAAGGATGACAAGACCAAAG TCAGCGGGGACGCACTGCAGCTCATGGCGGAGTTGCTGAAGATCTTCGTTGTGG AGGCAGCCATCCGCAGCATCCGGCAGGCCCAGGCAGAGGACCTGGCCCGCGTGGACGTGGACCAGCTGGAGAAAGTGCTGCCTCAGCTG CTTCTAGACTTCTAG